A genomic window from Engraulis encrasicolus isolate BLACKSEA-1 unplaced genomic scaffold, IST_EnEncr_1.0 scaffold_560_np1212, whole genome shotgun sequence includes:
- the LOC134444425 gene encoding E3 SUMO-protein ligase ZBED1-like, with product MAAEARKMPPGKPSQMKSGVWKHFDFKTNDDGSEDRAKVVCRICQIELNYCRNTTNMWNHVTRYHAALLASDKPPVAMQTKLKDVLALPSQCPRALRITEAIAKFICKDLRPYSVVENEGFRHLIKVLEPNFVMPQRKHLSTKLIPTMYESLKEAIRVKIISAERVAITCDTWTSVSTQSYLTVTCHYIDAEWCLVSHVLETTEVLTSHTAANLADMLSRTIEEWGLSSKTPAVVTDNAANMVRAVEILQLMHVGCFAHTLNLASQAGLKVPAVSRLLGRVRRVATFFHRSTTATKILKDKQKMLQLPAHKLTLDVVTRWNSALAMVERFLEQQPAISATLLSPDVRRNEKDLCSLTEEDVTTAEDLVRTLQPMKEATLAMSEDKRPTLSIIAPLLALLQDAMTPSQQDSPVVRDLKAAVKSNLRTRYANLSLSLSLSLSLL from the coding sequence ATGGCTGCTGAGGCACGAAAAATGCCGCCCGGTAAACCATCTCAGATGAAGTCAGGCGTCTGGAAGCACTTTGATTTTAAAACGAATGATGACGGATCAGAAGACCGAGCAAAGGTCGTTTGCAGAATATGCCAGATCGAGCTAAACTATTGCCGTAATACCACAAACATGTGGAATCACGTCACACGATACCATGCTGCATTGCTTGCTTCCGACAAGCCGCCTGTGGCAATGCAAACAAAGTTGAAGGACGTGCTGGCTTTACCGTCGCAGTGTCCGCGAGCTTTACGGATAACAGAGGCCATCGCGAAGTTCATATGCAAGGACTTACGTCCATACAGTGTCGTGGAAAACGAAGGATTCCGACACTTAATCAAGGTACTGGAACCCAACTTTGTAATGCCCCAGCGAAAACATCTGTCTACGAAATTGATACCAACGATGTATGAGTCCCTAAAGGAGGCCATCCGAGTGAAAATTATATCAGCTGAGAGGGTTGCCATTACGTGCGATACATGGACATCAGTGTCAACACAATCGTACCTCACCGTGACGTGCCATTACATCGACGCGGAGTGGTGTCTCGTCTCCCATGTGTTGGAGACAACTGAGGTCCTCACCAGCCACACCGCTGCAAACCTCGCAGACATGCTGTCAAGGACCATAGAGGAGTGGGGGTTAAGCAGCAAGACTCCAGCAGTCGTCACCGATAACGCTGCCAACATGGTACGCGCAGTGGAGATACTGCAGCTGATGCACGTTGGGTGCTTCGCTCACACCCTTAACTTGGCGTCACAAGCGGGCCTGAAAGTCCCTGCCGTATCACGTCTGCTCGGTCGAGTGAGGCGTGTAGCCACGTTCTTTCACAGGAGCACGACCGCAACCAAAATCTTGAAAGATAAGCAGAAGATGCTCCAACTGCCAGCACACAAGCTGACGCTAGATGTTGTGACCAGATGGAACAGCGCACTGGCCATGGTCGAACGTTTTTTGGAACAGCAGCCGGCCATATCTGCCACTCTCCTTTCTCCAGACGTCCGCAGAAATGAGAAGGATTTGTGCAGCTTAACTGAGGAAGACGTGACTACTGCGGAAGATTTGGTGCGGACCTTGCAACCGATGAAAGAAGCCACACTAGCGATGTCGGAGGACAAGCGACCAACGCTGTCAATCATCGCTCCACTACTCGCCTTGCTGCAGGATGCTATGACCCCCAGCCAACAAGATTCCCCTGTGGTGAGGGACCTGAAGGCTGCTGTCAAGAGCAACTTGAGGACAAGGtatgcaaatctctctctctctctctctctctctctctctctgttgtag